The genomic window CGTACATATTGGTTAAGCCACTCTTATCCTTTAAAGGATTGTGTGGCGAAACTACCAACCATACTTCATCAAGTTCGGTATGGTTAGCCATGTAATTGGCAATAATTAAATGCCCGGTATGGATGGGGTTGTATGAACCAAAGAAAAGACCAGTTTTCATGTTGCCGTTTTCAGTATTTATAATCCGTCATTGCGAGGCTGGGCTGAGTGAGCCGAAGCAATCTATTTTGCAGAAAGATTGCTTCACCCTTATGCGCTTTTTCCGTCGCTGCGGTGCGCAATGACGGATTAATTTAAATAAAAAATCTATTTTTTTGAGAAAACTATTTCTTCAAAAAATCACCCACCAATTGCTCAGCTTCTGCACAAGCAGTAGCCAGATCGTAATTTTTTAAAATCACATCAAACTTATCTGCATAAAGCAGTTCTTTTTCAGCTTTGATAAAACGTTCCTGTAATTTTTCCGGACTATCTGTTCCGCGGCCACTTAAACGTTCTTTTAAAACGTCTAAAGATGGTGGCTGAACAAAAATGGCCAAGGCATCTTCTTCATATTTTCTTTTCAAGCGGATACCGCCTTCTACATCAATATCGAAAATAACATGTTTGCCATCATTCCAGATGCGTTCGATCTCGGAGCGTAAGGTGCCATAAAAAGTTCCGTTATAAACTTCTTCAAACTCCACAAATTCCTGGCGGGCAACTTTGTGTAAAAACTCTTCCTTACTAATAAAATAGTAATCGTTTTCATGTGTTTCAGCGCCTCTCAATTCGCGGGTGGTTGCAGAAATAGAAAAGCTCAGCTCAGGAAATTTCGTTAATAAATGGTGTACTATAGTGGTTTTACCTGCTCCTGATGGTGCCGAAAATATGATTAATTTGCCTTGCATTTTTAAAAATTTTGCGATTGGCGTCTGGCGTTAAGCGCTTATCGCTTTCCGCCTAACGCTACAACACATTCAGTAACTGTTCTTTTATCTTTTCTAATTCTTCTTTCATACCTACAACAAATTGTTGCATCTGGGCGTCGTTTGCTTTAGCACCCATCGTATTAATTTCTCTTCCAATTTCCTGAGAAATGAAACCCATTTTTTTGCCGTTTGCCTCTTTGCTTGCCAAAGTCTGCAAGAAATAATCGCAATGGCTTTTTAAACGTGTTTTTTCCTCGGTAATATCTATTTTGTCGATATAATAGATCAATTCCTGTTCGAAACGGTTTTGGTCTATATTTACTTTACCTACAGCATCGTCTAAAAACTGGGTAAATTTATCGCGGATTGCGGTAATTCTTTTAGGCTCTAATTCTTCAACAGATTTGAAATAAGAAAGAATATTTTTAATTCTCAGTTCTAAATCGGCCTTTAAAACTGAGCCTTCATCTTCTCTGAATTTATTGAAATTGGCCAAAGCCGAGTTGAAAATTTGAAATAGATGGTTCCATTCATCCTCACTTACGCTTTCTTCCTTGTAACTGATTACATCAGGAAAAGTTAACGCTGTTTGCAATAAGTTACTGCTATCGGCACCGAGTTCGTTGTTAACAGCAATAAGCTGTTTGTAGTAGTGGCTTAATAAGGCCGTATTGATGGTAGCACCAGTAACTTCGCCGTTGGTACGTTCTATATTAATGCTTAAACTTACTTTTCCTCTTTCGATGTCTTTACTGCAGATGTTGCGCAGAATCAGCTCTTTATCAGAAAAAGCTTTAGGATATTTTAAATTCAGCTCCAGGAATTTACTGTTGAGCGATTTGATTTCGACACTATACTTCGCATTTGCATAATCGGCTGTTGCTAAGCCGTATCCTGTCATGGATTTTATCATGCGCAAAGATAGGGTTTTAAGCCGAAAGGAGAAATAATAATGGGTAAGGAGTCAGAGTTGTAGCATACGGGTATAAAAGGCCTTAATATTTAGAAAACCAGCGTTCAGTAATTTCTTTGGGAATTGCAGCCCCGCTTTTCATTACAAGTCCTCACTCAACGCTGTGGGCTTTTCATTTCAGTCAGGGTTTAATGCACAAAGCACGGTAGCTTTTGGCTTGGCTTGTTGCCTGCATGGTGCAAATGAAAGATAAATTGCTGTTAATTAGGGTAATTGTTAAATCAATGAAATAACTAAACCTGGGAATTAGTGCGACGAAAACTTAATGCTCTTAACTTCTTAATGATAATAATGATGAAAATCGCTTGCACATTACATTTTCAGCATGCTCAGAATAGCATCAAAAGTTTTTGCCTTCAATTCTTCCAGGTTTTCAGCAACCAATCCCTTCGCCTCAATGGCTTCTCCAAATACTGTTCTAATCATTCCAGGGTTGAGTAAAAGTGGGTTTGTTCTGGGTAAATGTTCCTTACTGTTCAATATCGCAAAAGGTAAAATCGGTGTTTGGGTTTCTATCGCCAGGCGAAACGCGCCATCATAAAATGGGTTTAAAGGCTTGTCTGATTTATTCATTGTCCCTTCAGGGAAAATCAGGATCGATTGCCCATCGGCCAGATCTTTTCTCAGTTCGGCTACAGAATGGTCGCGGCTTTCTCTGCTGCTGCGATCGATCATCACCACCAAACGTTTGTAAATCCATCCAAATACAGGGATTTTAAGCATTTCTATCTTGCCCAGTGGACTAAAGGCCTGTGGAATACAGATTACTATGGCCACAGCATCTAAAAATGAGCTGTGGTTGCCAACGTAGATGTAAGCCCGCGAAGTGTTAATTTTTTCTCCGCTGGCAGAAAACCATAGAAATGTGAGAAGACTAAAAGCCCATGCCCAGAATTTTAAAAAATAGAAGGAGATTTTTCTTCCTGTTTTTTCTTTAAAAATACCTGTACTGATCAGAATAAAGGGGCAAACGATTACCATGAGTATGAAAAATACCACTGCCGAATAGCCTAAATAAAATCCGCCCAATAGCTTTCTCATGGTTATTAACGTTTCTTTAACAGTTTGCAAGGTTAACAAATGTTAATTTTACAAAAAATATCTTATAGATATGAAAGCATTTTTAATCACGCTATCACTTTCATCCCTATTGTTCTTTTTGCCTAAAAAAACGCTCGCTCAAATTACCTCTGCCAAAGGCGTTATTTTAGAAAAGGGAACACAGATACGCATTGCATTGGCTGTAGTAACCAATATCAACAACAAACAATCGGTTGGCAGTAATGATATGGGTTTCTTTCAGATCAAGGCCAAAATTGACGATACCTTGGTTATCAGTAAAAGGCACTTCGACAATATTACTGTCGTGCTCATCAATGATCAGGATTTGGTTATAAAACTACTCAGAGCCGAGATGCTGTTGGAAGATGTAACAATTAAAGCAGAAAATAAACAACAAAACTTATCTGCTGTTAGGTTAGAACACCGTAAGAAAACTTATTTTTATGGTAATAAAAGAAATCCGCTTTATTATGCACGTTACCCGCTGGCAGCCATCATGGAGCTGTTTAGTGCTGAGCGGAAAAATGCCAGGCGGTTTGATCGTTATTATGATAAAGAAACAGAAGAATTAGAGATAGACCGTTTTTTTAACGTTAGAATTGTTAAAAATAATACAACATTAACGGCTAAGCAAATGAATAAGTTTATGTTGGATTACAGGCCGAAATATAAACAGATTAAAGATTGGAATACTTATGATGCCGCTGGATACATTAAAAAATCAGCAAAACAATATTTAGATACTTTAAGTACACCATGAATCATTTAAAACTCTTTCTTTTATTGATCATTTTAACACAAGGCTTAAAAATCAAGGCTCAGGATTTTGTGCTGAAAGGTGTAGTGATCGAAAAAGGCTCAAATATACGGATTGCTTTGGCCGGGATTACCAACATGCGCAGTAAAATGGGTGCCACAAGTAACGATATTGGCCTATTTCAGTTAAGTGCCCGACCTGGTGATACGCTGTTAATTCAAAAAAGAAATCTGAATGAGCAAAAAGTGGTGGTTAAAACAGATGATGATCTGGTAATCTATTTGGTTAGAGGAAGCACAATGTTAGAAGAGGTTACGGTTAAAGGACAGACCAAAAAACAGGACATGGAAGGAATAAAAAGGGATTTTAAACGGAATGGTTCGTTTTTTGAAGGTAAACCACCGTTGGTATTGCTCAGTCCTTTTGGCGGTAGCCCCTTAACATTTTTTTACGAGCTTTTTGGCAAAACGCCGGCAAGAGCGCGTAATTTTAACCGTTATTATAAAAAGGAGCTAAGTTTAATCGAGGTAGATAAGTTCTTTAATAAAAGTTTAGTCTTGAAGAATACGACATTAACAGGGAAAGATCTGGACAAATTTTTGCTAGATTATTACCCAACGCGCAGCACTACCATTAACTGGAGCAATTACGATGCGGTGAAATACATCAAAGAATCGGCTAAGAAATATACCGATACTTTGAAACATACAAATTAACATACCATGAGAAACTTTAAATTTGCCGTTATACTCTTCGTTTTTACCTCAGTCAGCTTCTTCGCAAAGGCACAGGATTTTATTGTGAAAGGTGTGGTGATCGAAAAAGGTTCGAATATCAGGATTGCCTTATCAGAAATTACCAACCTGCGCACCGGAATAGGTGTGGGCAGTAATGACATTGGTATGTTCCAGTTAAAAGCCAGAATTGGTGATACACTACTGGTGATTAAAAGGGATCTGATCGATCAGCGAGTGGTGGTGAACAGCGAAAAAGACCTGGTAATTTATCTGGTTAGAGGAAGTACCACGCTAGCCGATGTTACCATTAGGGGAAATACCAAAAAAGAGGATCTGGACGAAATTAAACGTGAATTTAAGAATAAGGGGGTGTACAATGGAGGTAAAACAACCGTTTTGTCTGCTATATTCAGTCCTTTAAATGCACTATATAACTTATTTGGCACTGACCCTAAAAATGCACGGAGATTTGGCAGATACGCCGATAATGAAATCAAACAATCGCAGATTGACGTATACTTCAACCAGAGCATTATTAAAAACAATACCGAACTAAGAGGTGATACCTTAGAGAAATACATGTTAAACTGCCGTCCGGAATTTGATAAGGCTCAATACTGGAACAGTTACGATTACATTAAATACATTAAAGAATCTTCAAAGAAATTTACGGATACGTTAGGTAAAGGAAAGTAGGTTTGAGTCGGAAGTCTGGAGTCAGAAGTCCTGAATCATGCAGGCACTAACCGATTAACCAGTTGCTTTCTACCCAATGAACCAATGACTATTGAACCAGTGAACTTTTATATACTCAATGCTTCGCAAGCCTTCTCTGCGGCTAGTTTTTCCGCATTTTTCTTATTGTAATCCCGTCCGGTACCCACTTTTTCGCCTTCTACTACAGCACTAATGGTAAATAATTTAGCGCTTTCGCCTTCGCCATTCTCTGCCAGTTCGAACATTACATCCTTACCATGGCGTTGGCACCATTCGATCAATTTACTTTTGAAATTGGTTTCTGTAAGTTCTAAGGTATGAATATCAATATGAGGTTTTACGATCCTACGCAATAGAAATTCTTTGGTAAAGTTATAGCCCTTATCCATATAGATGGCACCCACTATGGCTTCAAAAGCATCACCCAGCATCGAATTGTGCTTGGTTTGTATGCTCACCGAACGTTGATCGAACTGAATAAGCTTATCAAAACCGATTTTCTTTGCCAGCTGATTTAAATTAGCCCGGTTTACAATCTTCGAACGCATTTCGGTTAAAAAACCTTCTTCTTTGTAGGGATAATGTTTAAAAAGCAGCTCTGCTATCACCGAACCTAAAACAGCGTCGCCTAAAAATTCTAAGCGTTCGTTGCTGCTCCTACTTCCATTTTTTAAAACTTTTGCTACAGAACGATGCCTGAACGCCATTTTATAGAGCGTAACATTGCCTGGAACAAAGCCTAAAATGTTTTTCAGCTTTTTAACAAACTCCTTTTCTGGAGAGAGGTAAAGTTTATATAATTTTAATATCGGCATTAAATAAATAACACAATTAACGGCTAATTAGCATATTTAACTAAGTTATCTATTTTTAATTAGCATACAAAATTATATAGCAGGGCTGTTTTAAATTAATCTTCGTATTTCTTAAAAATAACAGAAGCGTTATGGCCGCCAAAACCGAATGTATTACTTAGAGCAGCTCTAACGGTACGTTTTTGCGCTTTGTTAAAAGTAAAATTCAATTTAGGGTCAAATGCAGGATCATCTGTAAAGTGATTGATTGTTGGAGGAACAATATCATTTTTAACAGAAAGAATTGCTGCAATAGCCTCAATAGCTCCAGCTGCACCCAAAAGGTGGCCAGTCATTGATTTGGTAGAGCTGATGTTTAAACGATAAGCATCTTCGCCAAATAATGTACCAATGGCTTTGGTTTCACTAATATCACCAAGAGGTGTAGAAGTACCGTGTACATTGATATAATCTATATCAGCAGTTGTTAAACCAGCATCTTTTAGTGCATTGGTCATTACCATTCTAGCGCCTAAACCTTCAGGATGTGGTGCCGTGATATGATTCGCATCAGCACTCATTCCACCGCCAACAAGCTCTGCATAAATTTTTGCACCTCTTGCTTTTGCATGTTCAAGTTCTTCTAAAATAATAGTCCCAGCGCCTTCACCGGCTACGAAACCGTCACGGTCTTTATCAAAAGGACGTGATGCCGTTGCCGGATCTTCGTTACGTGTTGATAAGGCATGCATGGCGTTAAAACCACCCATACCTGCTTCGTTAATGATCGCTTCAGAACCGCCGCTGATAATTACATCGGCCATACCCAAACGGATATAGTTAAATGCATCAATCATTGCGTTGGTAGAAGAAGCACATGCCGAAACAGTTGCAAAATTTGGCCCACGTAAGCCATATTTGATCGAGATATGCCCTGGGGCAATATCAATAATCATTTTAGGGATAAAAAATGGATTGTATCTTGGCGTACCATCCCCCTTGGCAAAATTCGAAATTTCATCCAGGAAAGTTTTCAACCCACCTATGCCTGCGCCCCAGATTACTCCGATTCGGTTGGTATCCAATTTTTCAAAATCAAAACCACCATCCTTCACAGCCTCATCTGTTGCTACAAGAGCATATTGTACAAACGGATCTAGCTTACGGGCTTCTTTTTTCTCCAAAAAATCTTCCGGATTAAAATTTTTAACCTCGCATGCGAATTTAGTTTTGAACTTTTCAGTATCAAAACCCTTAATAGGAGCAGCGCCACTCACCCCGTTAGTCAATCCTTCCCAAAAATCAGGAACATTATTGCCTATAGGAGTGAGCGCACCCAACCCTGTTACTACTACTCTTTTTAATTCCATTTATACTGAAAAAGCGTAATTCTATTTAACGTTTTTTTCCAAATAAGCAATCGCTTGACCAACTGTACCGATGGTTTCAGCCTGATCATCAGGAATAGCTACATTGAATTCTTTTTCAAATTCCATAATCAATTCTACGGTATCTAAAGAATCTGCACCTAAATCGTTGGTGAATGAAGCCTCTGGCGTAACTTCGCTTTCGTCAACACCTAGTTTTTCTACGATAATAGCCTTAACTCTTGAAGCAATATCAGACATAATTTTATAATTTAATGGTTAAATAATTCTGTGCAAAGAAAAATAAATTCTTACAATTTTCAAATGTTTTTATTTCGATACGTAATTTTGGTATCTCAATAACACAGCGAATATAGAATTAGTTTTTTAATTTCGTTCTGTAAATAATTTATTTCGCTTTGAATAAGACTTACCTAAAACTTACCTTAGACCTTGATTTTATACTAATTGCGATCACAGCACCCTTAAAAGACTATGTGCTTTGCCACAAAATTAATACCCGGTTAAATACTCAATTTGAAAAAATAGAAGACCATGAAATATTTTTTAATATCGACGAACCAGCTTGGTCTTTCTCCAAATATTACTTTTTTGTAGAGCAGGGTGAGGTAGAATACTACTTAATTTGCAATAAAAGCAGCGATGGTTTTCTAATTCCGGAAATGAACAAGGTAGATTTTTTTATTATTATTAAAGAATTTATTGATAAGGAAGATTTAGATTATTTAATCAATGGTTTAAATAAACTGCCTGATATACAGGTGGCTGCAAAGATAGATCCGGCCAAGTTAAAGAGCCGTGAGAATTTGGTAATATAAAAATTATATACTTGGTGTATTAAATACACTATATTTGACGGTTACAAACAAAGAACAAAAGAACAAAATATATAAAATTTGATGCAGTTTGATTATTTTAGATAATAATTAATGCTTTAAACTGCATTGCTAAAATCAATTAATTAAATGAAACCTTTTCATTCGAGAACTAAAATTGTTGCCACGCTTGGGCCTGCATCAGCAAAACCAGATGTATTATATAGTATGTTTAACGCTGGTTTAGATGTTTGCCGCTTAAACTTTTCGCACGGATCACAAGCAGATCACCAAGCGGTTTTGGATACCATCCGCGATTTAAACAAAAAATACGATTATAATGTAGGTATCCTTGCCGATTTACAAGGTCCTAAAATCCGTATCGGTTTAGTAAAAGAAGGCGGTATTAACCTGATCAATGGTAAAACTACCGTAATTACCACTACCGAATGTGTAGGTAACGAAGAACGGATTTACATCACTTACCAAAGCTTCCCTCAGGACGTTCAGGCGGGCGAAATTATCCTTTTGGATGATGGAAAGCTTCAAATGAAAGTGATTTCTACCAACTTAAAGGATGAAGTAGTTTGTGAAATTGTTCACGGCGGTATTTTAACTTCAAGAAAAGGTGTAAACCTTCCAAATACTAAAGTTTCTATTCCTTCATTAACACCAGAAGACCGCGAAAACTTAGAATTTGTTTTAGAAAATGATGTAGAGTGGATCGGTTTATCTTTCGTGCGCAAGGCTGATGATATTATCGAACTTAAAAAGATTATTGCAGAGCGTGGCAAAACTGCCCGTGTAATTGCTAAAATAGAAAAACCGGAAGCTATCGCTAACATCGATGAAATTATCGCTGTTTCTGATGGAATTATGGTTGCCCGTGGCGATTTAGGTGTTGAATGTCCGATGGAAGAAGTTCCATTATTACAAAAAATGATCGTTGCTAAATGTAGAGCAGCTTCTAAACCTGTAATTGTGGCTACACAAATGTTAGAAAGTATGATCACTACACCTCGCCCAACACGTGCAGAGGTGAATGATGTGGCCAACTCTGTTTTAGATGGTGCTGATGCAGTGATGTTAAGCGGCGAAACTTCAGTTGGAGAATTTCCGCTGATCGTAATCGAAACCATGCAGAAAATTATCCAGAACATTGAGCAGAACAACTATCCTTTCAATCCTGATAAGTTTTTAAAACCAAAATCGCCTTCTTTCTTAAGCGATGCGATTTGCGATTCAGCTTGTTTCTTAGCGAAACAAACTAACGCGGTAGGTATTGTATCGATGACATTAAGCGGTTATACTGCTTTCGAAATCTCAAGTCATCGTCCGGAAGCTTTAACTTTTATTTTTACCAGCAACAGGGCATTATTAAATGCAGTAAGTTTACTTTGGGGTGTAAGAGGTTTCTATTATGATAAGTGGGAAAGTACCGATAATACCATCATTGAGGTAAACGAGTTCTTAAAAAGCAAGAAAATTGGTTAAACAAGGTGATATCATCATCAATACTGCCGCTATCCCAATGGAAGCAAAAGGTAAAACCAATATGTTAAAAATTACGGTTATAGATTAATTTCTAATATCATATTTATAAAATGCTCCTGATTTTAATCAGGAGCATTTTTTTTATCAATAAAAAATATACTTTTGCAATCCAGCACGGAGAGGTGTCAGTCCAAAGGACCCCTATGGGGAGTGATGATCGAGCACGCTTTGAAAGTAGGGGCTAACAATTAAACTTTGTGTACTTGCAATAAAAGATAATTATGTTTTATAGTTATATTTTGAAAAGCGAGAAAGATGGGAAGTACTATTATGGAAGTACTGAAAACCTGGAAATAAGATTAATCAAACATAATAGGGGAGATGTAAAATCAACGAAAGCTAGGCGGCCCTTTCATCATTCACTTTTTTGAAGAATTTAATTCAAGAAGTGAAGCTTTTAGAAGAACAATATTATAAGTCTGTAAATGGCTACATTTATTTGAAACAAAATAACATCATATAACCGGAGAGGTGTCAGAGTGGTCGATCGAGCACGCTTGGAAAGCGTGTGTACTGCAAGGTACCGCGGGTTCGAATCCCGCCCTCTCCGCTTTAGATCTATCCCAGTTCTAATTAAAAGAATGCCTAAACTCCAAAGGCGATAAATGTGTTTTTGTTTTAAAGAACTTGCTGAATGATTGTGGATGCTCAAAACCCAGCTGGTAGGCAATTTCACTCACTCCACCCCAGTAGTCGAATTTTTGCTTTTTCAACTAACTTTTCATGAATAAATTGCTGTGTATTTTGTCCAGTTAAAGCCCTGAGCATATCGCTTAAATAACGTGGCGAAAGGTCTGCTTCTGCTCCGGTAGTGCAGCTAATTTTGTGTCCTTTTCTTATTTCGCATAGTTGCAATAACATTCTGACTTCTTCAACATTTAAGACTGAGAAAAATTATTTGGGGGAAATAAGTGGATAGTATAGCATTAATTATTGTCGCTTTGTTGTAAGGATAACGCCAATACTCCTATCATTATTGCGATTGGAAAAATATAGTCAAAAAACGTTGTTTCGGTACTTTATAGCTTATATTTTTGGCTTTTCACTTCCTTTAAAACCGAGTTTAAGATGTTAATAAGCATAGCTGAATTGTTTTCGAACCACTAAGGAAGAACCAAATATCTACCAGATAAAAACGAAATAGAATGAGCAAATATGTAATTGGTTTTCAGGAAATCGACAGGTCCGATTTTTTAGAAGTTGGGGGTAAGGGCGCCAACCTCGGCGAGCTATCCAAAATTGAAGGAATAAAAGTGCCCCGAGGCTTTTGCATAAGTACTGAAGCCTATAAAAAAATATCGGCGAACAATGAACTTAATGGTTTATTGGATGAATTGAGCCTGCTTAAAACAGGAGATCTGCATGCGGTTAGTAAAACGAGCGCAAAAATAAGAGCGCTTGTTGAAAACATATCCATTCCGGATGATATTGCCCAAGAGATCGGAAGGCATCTTACTAGTTTTGACAAATATGAGGCCTTTGCCGTCCGGTCGAGTGCTACCGCCGAAGACCTTCCATCAGCATCTTTTGCGGGGCAGCAGGATACCTACCTGAACGTTATCGGAGAAGCAGCTGTCCTTAAACATATCAGCAAGTGCTGGGCATCATTATTTACCGATAGGGCGGTAATTTATCGCCTCCAGAACGGTTTTGACCATCGGAAAGTGCAATTATCTGTCGTTGTGCAGAAAATGGTTTTTCCGCGGGCAGCAGGAATATTATTTACTGCCGACCCAGTTTCAGGAAATCGGAAGATGTTATCTATTGATGCCAGTTTTGGATTAGGAGAGGCCATGGTTTCGGGCATTGTAAATGCCGATAATTATCAGGTAAGCAGTGGTAGAATTATCAATAAAAAAATATCAGCTAAGAAACTGGCTGTTTATGCCTTAAAGGATGGCGGTACAAAATCCCAAGCGCTTTCAGCGGAAGAGCAAAATAGGCAAGTGCTTACAAATGAACAGATTTTACAGCTTGAGGAGCTGGGCAGAAAGATCGAAGCACATTTTGGTAGCCCCCAGGATATTGAATGGTGTTTGGTTGATGGTAGGTTTTATATTGTTCAGAGTAGACCAATTACCACTTTATATCCCATCCCAGAAACAAACGACGCTGAAAATCATGTGTATATATCTGTAGGTCATCAGCAAATGATGACTGACGCCATGAGGCCACTAGGGCTATCGTTATGGCAGTTAAGGGCAGCCAGGCCAATGTTTAGTGCTGGCGGAAGGTTGTTTGTTGATGTAACGGATAGTTTGGCCACCGCAACTGGGAGGACGAATTTATTAGATGCGATGGGACAACATGATCCGCTCATCAAAGATGCATTGATCACCATCACAGAAAGAGGCAACTTTATAAAACAACTACCAGATGATGGAAAAGGACCAGTGCTGGTTAAGAGTACTAAGGGCTTATCGGCTGCCGATATTTTAGCGCAAATAGGAAACGACCCTGCTATCGTTGCTGATCTGATCGAAACTAATGAGGCATCAGTAGAAACATTGAAACAAAATATCCAAACGAAATCGGGACCAGATCTTTTTGATTTTATCCTGGAAGATATTGAGCAATCAAAGAAGATGATATTTGATTCGCAACATATGGGGGTGATTATAGCTGCGATGAATGCTTCATCCTGGCTCAATGAAAAGATGGAAGAATGGTTAGGTGAAAAAAATCCGGCAGATACATTGTCTCAGTCTGCACCCAACAATATTACTTCAGAAATGGGCCTGGCACTATTGGATGTTGCAGATGTAATCCGTCCTTATCCAGCGCTAATTAATT from Flavobacterium sp. W4I14 includes these protein-coding regions:
- a CDS encoding 1-acyl-sn-glycerol-3-phosphate acyltransferase (product_source=KO:K00655; cog=COG0204; ko=KO:K00655; pfam=PF01553; smart=SM00563; superfamily=69593; tigrfam=TIGR00530; transmembrane_helix_parts=Inside_1_20,TMhelix_21_43,Outside_44_55,TMhelix_56_78,Inside_79_89,TMhelix_90_112,Outside_113_255), with the protein product MLTLQTVKETLITMRKLLGGFYLGYSAVVFFILMVIVCPFILISTGIFKEKTGRKISFYFLKFWAWAFSLLTFLWFSASGEKINTSRAYIYVGNHSSFLDAVAIVICIPQAFSPLGKIEMLKIPVFGWIYKRLVVMIDRSSRESRDHSVAELRKDLADGQSILIFPEGTMNKSDKPLNPFYDGAFRLAIETQTPILPFAILNSKEHLPRTNPLLLNPGMIRTVFGEAIEAKGLVAENLEELKAKTFDAILSMLKM
- a CDS encoding ribonuclease-3 (product_source=KO:K03685; cath_funfam=1.10.1520.10,3.30.160.20; cog=COG0571; ko=KO:K03685; pfam=PF00035,PF14622; smart=SM00358,SM00535; superfamily=54768,69065; tigrfam=TIGR02191); the encoded protein is MPILKLYKLYLSPEKEFVKKLKNILGFVPGNVTLYKMAFRHRSVAKVLKNGSRSSNERLEFLGDAVLGSVIAELLFKHYPYKEEGFLTEMRSKIVNRANLNQLAKKIGFDKLIQFDQRSVSIQTKHNSMLGDAFEAIVGAIYMDKGYNFTKEFLLRRIVKPHIDIHTLELTETNFKSKLIEWCQRHGKDVMFELAENGEGESAKLFTISAVVEGEKVGTGRDYNKKNAEKLAAEKACEALSI
- a CDS encoding uncharacterized protein (TIGR00255 family) (product_source=TIGR00255; cog=COG1561; pfam=PF03755,PF08340; superfamily=47240; tigrfam=TIGR00255); amino-acid sequence: MIKSMTGYGLATADYANAKYSVEIKSLNSKFLELNLKYPKAFSDKELILRNICSKDIERGKVSLSINIERTNGEVTGATINTALLSHYYKQLIAVNNELGADSSNLLQTALTFPDVISYKEESVSEDEWNHLFQIFNSALANFNKFREDEGSVLKADLELRIKNILSYFKSVEELEPKRITAIRDKFTQFLDDAVGKVNIDQNRFEQELIYYIDKIDITEEKTRLKSHCDYFLQTLASKEANGKKMGFISQEIGREINTMGAKANDAQMQQFVVGMKEELEKIKEQLLNVL
- a CDS encoding hypothetical protein (product_source=Hypo-rule applied; cleavage_site_network=SignalP-noTM; superfamily=49464) → MKAFLITLSLSSLLFFLPKKTLAQITSAKGVILEKGTQIRIALAVVTNINNKQSVGSNDMGFFQIKAKIDDTLVISKRHFDNITVVLINDQDLVIKLLRAEMLLEDVTIKAENKQQNLSAVRLEHRKKTYFYGNKRNPLYYARYPLAAIMELFSAERKNARRFDRYYDKETEELEIDRFFNVRIVKNNTTLTAKQMNKFMLDYRPKYKQIKDWNTYDAAGYIKKSAKQYLDTLSTP
- a CDS encoding hypothetical protein (product_source=Hypo-rule applied; cleavage_site_network=SignalP-noTM; superfamily=51126), which codes for MRNFKFAVILFVFTSVSFFAKAQDFIVKGVVIEKGSNIRIALSEITNLRTGIGVGSNDIGMFQLKARIGDTLLVIKRDLIDQRVVVNSEKDLVIYLVRGSTTLADVTIRGNTKKEDLDEIKREFKNKGVYNGGKTTVLSAIFSPLNALYNLFGTDPKNARRFGRYADNEIKQSQIDVYFNQSIIKNNTELRGDTLEKYMLNCRPEFDKAQYWNSYDYIKYIKESSKKFTDTLGKGK
- a CDS encoding guanylate kinase (product_source=KO:K00942; cath_funfam=3.40.50.300; cog=COG0194; ko=KO:K00942; pfam=PF00625; smart=SM00072; superfamily=52540; tigrfam=TIGR03263), producing the protein MQGKLIIFSAPSGAGKTTIVHHLLTKFPELSFSISATTRELRGAETHENDYYFISKEEFLHKVARQEFVEFEEVYNGTFYGTLRSEIERIWNDGKHVIFDIDVEGGIRLKRKYEEDALAIFVQPPSLDVLKERLSGRGTDSPEKLQERFIKAEKELLYADKFDVILKNYDLATACAEAEQLVGDFLKK
- a CDS encoding hypothetical protein (product_source=Hypo-rule applied; superfamily=49464), yielding MNHLKLFLLLIILTQGLKIKAQDFVLKGVVIEKGSNIRIALAGITNMRSKMGATSNDIGLFQLSARPGDTLLIQKRNLNEQKVVVKTDDDLVIYLVRGSTMLEEVTVKGQTKKQDMEGIKRDFKRNGSFFEGKPPLVLLSPFGGSPLTFFYELFGKTPARARNFNRYYKKELSLIEVDKFFNKSLVLKNTTLTGKDLDKFLLDYYPTRSTTINWSNYDAVKYIKESAKKYTDTLKHTN